The DNA window gatttGAGCATTAACTTCCTGAAAGAGGACATAGATCAGCTCAATGAGCATATAAAAAGATACTCAGCCAGTCACCAATAACTCCTGCCTATGACCCTAGCTAGTGAGGAAAATGATATCTGAGAAccttggttggaagccagcctgggcaagaaagtccatgaaactctgagctccagttaacaaccaaaaaaaccagagctgctgtggctcaagtggtagggcgatagccttgagtagaaaagttcagggacagtatatAAGTTCTAGGGTCAGGAtccgcacacacacatacacagacacatacacacgcacacacagacacgcagacATGGTGTTCAATTACACTAGTTACCAGAGAAATATAAGATCTACAATGCTATAATGTAATAATATCCCCATCCTCCACATGAACAgcttaaataaaaacaatgaggAAAATAGCAAATAATGAGGAGAGTTTGCAACAATCCCTTTAGAAATTGCTTACTGATATTTATAAAAGTCAAAAATCATTATAATCTCTGATCCAGGTAGATATGCAGTTATGTCAATAATACATATTCAACAATATTATTTGGCCATGCTAATCACATTATTCCTAAACTGAAAACAACATAAATGGCCAACAACAGGAGAATGAATTTAGGCAATGGAGAATCTTCAACCAAATGGCTGAAACAATGattgaggggggaaaaacaaacacaaaggagTGGTTGCACTATGATTGCTATTTGTATAATATCTGCTAGAAGTCTTGGTGATAGTGGCAAATTGGATGGCAAAGATGAGGGGCTCTGGAAGGGGACCCCTGGGCTGCAAGGGATGTTCTAATTCTCCATGTAAATTCTGCTTATATACATTTGTTCTCCTCGCGGAGCTGTATCCAGGTGTATTCAGTTCGAAAAGTTACAACTTAATCGAACCAAACAATGGTGAATGCAATTAGCTGCAGGCAGTATTTAAAATCTGAGGGTTCATAAGAACCtcctctctccccgcccccacaccAGGGTGTACCCAAGCACAGCAAGTAGGGAGCCTATTGGCTGGTACCCAGTGCCCTCCCGGAAgtgcagccctgccctgccccttccGCCTCCTGGCCGCCCGGACTTCCCGCCAGCCACCCTCCTGGCGCCTCACGCCTCTGCTGAGCAGCTTTGGCTCCCCGGACTCAATTCCCCTAGAGGCGAACGGGTGTCCTCGCTCCACTCGACGACCGACGACCGCCTCTTGCCGGTTCGCCAACCTCTGACAGGCTTTCCGCCCGCCGCCATCATGAATATCCGCAATGCCCGGCCGGATGATCTGATGAACATGCAGCACTGCAACCTGCTCTGCCTTCCCGAGAACTACCAGATGAAGTACTACTTCTACCACGGCCTCTCCTGGCCGCAGCTTTCCTACATCGCCGAGGACGAGCACGGCAAGATTGTGGGCTATGTCCTGGCCAAAATGGAGGAGGACCCCGATGATGTCCCCCACGGACACATCACCTCACTGGCCGTGAAGCGCTCCCACCGGCGCCTCGGCCTGGCCCAGAAGCTGATGGACCAGGCCTCGCGGGCCATGATCGAGAACTTTAGCGCCAAGTACGTGTCCCTGCACGTCAGGAAGAGCAACCGGGCGGCCTTGCACCTCTATTCCAACACCCTCAACTTTCAGGTTAGTGAAGTGGAACCCAAGTACTATGCAGATGGGGAAGATGCTTATGCCATGAAGCGGGATCTCTCGCAGATGGCAGATGAGCTGAGACGAGAGCTGAAGGAGAAGGGCGGGTTTGTGGTGCTGGGATCCAGAGAGAACCAAGATACCCTGGGCAGCGTGCTTCctggttccaaagaggcctgtcAGCAGGAGACCCCAGCTGCTGCTGATAGTGGCACTGACGTCCAGGACACCTCAGAAGACTTGGATCCCACCTCCTAGAGCTTGCTTAAggtattctttcttttctgaccCTTTTGACCATTCTCCCTTATGCTGAACCTTTGCCCCATATCTTGGCCAGCCCAGTCCCATCTTATCCCACCCTTTTCTAGTCCTGCCAGTATCCAAGTAGAAACCACCTGTTGACCTTGGCATGCAATGTACCTCACCTTGCGGGCGAGGAAGGGGACACTCATGGGTCACTCTTGGAAGTTAGTAGGACAATAACTCAAAGGCTGGTAATATATTAAATTCACTAAAAGAAACAAGCATGTGCCCTGCTTTTGATGATGTACCCTGCAGCTGATGACAGGAATTTCATCGTTACAGTTAATAAATGAGGATGATGGAATTAGTCACCATTTTGCACCTCTTTATGAAATAACCAACACTCACCATTAGTTAATACTATTAGGTGAAAGTTTGGCACATTCTGTTACGATGGGTCAAACTGAAAACACTTTAGTTGTCGATCTTAACATCAGTAAAAGTAAAGACAAACAACAGTTGTCACCTAATGTAATAGAAAGTTTACAGTATTGCATATGATGTTTATACTtgtcaaaagaaaattatttgcatGTGAGATCTAAATACTATTTTTACAGAAATGTCAGTCATGTTAAACTATACTGTATAATGAACCAAATCTGTAATGAGAAAATTTCTACAGAATCAATGACCTATTTCCTTCAACAAATAGGAGAAGGAAAACATTTCTTTCAAGCAAACATGATAGAGATTATATCAACCATACTCAACTATTGGGAACACTGCTTGGACCCTAATTCACACAAACCAAGTATATGCCACTTTTGAGACATTCTGAACATGAGTTGTAGTCTACTAAGGAATTGCTAATGATTTTTAGGTGTAATAAATGGTGTTACCATATTTTGAAAAGTCTTTACAGCATCTATACCTTACAGATAGATACTGAAATAATTATagttgaaataataaaattcctAGAATTTATTCTTAAATACTCAGACAAAAACTTTttggagaaataaaatagaagtagAAGCCTCAAAGTGAAAGGGGTGGGGTATGCCTTAATAGTAGAATGCCTGTCCAAGTATGTGAAAGGCCCCAGGTTTAATTTGCAGTACtaacaaattagaaaaaaaagaaagaaagaaagaaaataagaatggtATGATAATTGTTGAAGGTGAAAATGGAAGATTAGGTGTTCTTTATGCTATTCATTACTTTTTTGAATTTGTGAAAAATTAACTTGAAAGGTTAAAGTACAAAATAATAATTGCTTTCTAAAATATACTAAGAACCAACTAAAAAAGATCTTTTAATGGTACacatacaggggcttgaactggcatacaatcacttgagccaccccttttATCCAGCtttgttttggaaatggagtctcattgCCTTTGGTGATAGGGTATCCTTGGGCCTTGatctccaggcctcagcctcctgaatatgagccaccagtgcctggcctgaaaagtaattttattttttttttttattttaaagactgACATCTTAAAACAAAGTCaactaaaataatataataacagTTGGTTTTCCATCAAAGAACTttgtatcattttaaaaattctaacgGTCTGTGAGCTATTGGCACATTAGTAGGTTTAACTTATTCTAGTCACTTTACCCTTGTATACATGGAAAGCAAaaagttggtttttgtttgttctgccaatcctggggcttgaagtcaaggcctggactctgtccctgagcctctctgtgctaccacatgagccatagcaccacttctggttttttctgagtagtttattgaagataagagtatcatagacttttgtccaggctggctttgaactgcagtcctcagatttcaaacttctgagtagctagcattagagttatgagccacctgcatctagCTGACAAAAACTTTGTAATGGCAAAGTAAAGTTTCAGTTACATTGCATAtaattatatctatctatatatatatatatatatgtagagagagacagaatatatgtatgtgcatgtttgtgcatgcgtgcatgtccctgagctttttcgactcaaggctagccatttaccacttgagccacagctccacttccagcttttttaggtagttaactgagataaaagagtctcaggtacttttctctccaagctagcttcaaactaagatcctcagatctcaacctcctgagtaggtaggattacaaatatgagtcaCAAGCACttgacttatatttttttactttttaatgctGAGATACAGACTTTCCAGCACCCTGGGCCCATTTTGAACCTTATTTCTGAGTTAaagagggttgtttttttaatactCAGCTTCAAATTTTTTCCAGGTTGCCATCTAAatactctttctcttttccagcTAAGTTGTCTTTTGATCCACGGTGCTCTCTTCCATGTTTTTACCATTATGCAGCAAAGGTGTATTGTTCTGCATTGGCTAACTACTCTAAAAAATATCCTCCACATCTTAATACATTCACACATAGAAGTGTTACTTCTCCATAATAGCACAATGTAAGTAAGCAGTGTGGTAGAGCtttagagaggaaaagaggggctCTATTCTAAAATGCCACTCAGGAGTTCATCTATAACAGTTGTTTGTGATTTACACTTAGAGCCCCTTCTTTGGCAGTCTTGTGAATGAATCCTAAGAACCTTTCCTCAGAACAGTATTTCTAAAAGCATAAAATCATATTATACTATAAACAAGAAGAATTTTATTGAAGTAgacttttcaaacattttaaaatgtcttttatatAGTCATTTATGTGCTTTATTGGCATATAAGATAAAATAGGAATAGGTCTATTGATTATAGTCTGTTGACTATAAATGACAGTTGAGATATATCCAGTAGCCATAATACATGAATATACTGTAATATCTGAATATGCTATGATTTCTGTTGGTAATGATCACAAACATTGCTACAAGTGTGCATTAGCACTTACACTCAGAATTGACAGAAATGCTGAATTCCAGTTCCTACTTCATTGACTGCTATTTTCAATAATCATGTGTCCTAGTTCATACACATCAGAGAGCAGATTAGGAAAGAGAATTCACTGAGACGTTCATAAGGGTTTTGAAAACCATCTGAGTTTCCCAACTAACTGCCCAGGAAAGCTAAATTATAGCTTATAATTTATAGCACTtccagaaaggaaatgaaggcaTGTGCTTGCCACAAGTCAGACCTGGTCACAGTAGGAAAGATCCTAGTTGTGCTCTGAGCTATGGAGAGTTCTGCTCCATGCTCAGCCAGGGTCATGAACTCCTCCTTGCTCCCTTTCAGGACAGAGAACTCTCATGAGTCTACATTTTGTGTAAACACATGGCACATATTTCTTCTGCTCAGACACAAACCTGGGAACAGGAAGTTGGGTCTTGTACCTTGCTGCCTTCTGACTGAGTGACCTCCAATTCTGAAACTTCTCATACTGACACTTTACTTACTTCTATCCCATACTAGTGAGTCACCAACAATTCAGAGTTAGCTGCCTAAATGGAGAACGGCAGGTAAAAATGCAGAAAGTAAAGTTTCATCCTATAGCTGTACTGTCTTGACCAAATTGTGCTGTTCCCTCCTGTGGAATTAGCATTCAAGGTTGTATGGGAAAATGTCCTGAAAGCAGTACTTTCACTTACCATCAGTTTGGGGTCTGGACTAAAAAGACAGAtgttagaaatattaaaaaaagaaaggcaagagaTAGCCTTGTCTTTCCAATGTCAAATTGTGAGATGTTCTTCAATTAGTATTTTGAGTTTATGTCTATGTTTATGAGTCAGTCCAGTAGCATTTGGAAATACAGGTCTAGAGCTTAAGAGTGATTTTGAGAATTCTAAGTTCACTCAATGAGATGacatgaaaatataaataggaaATGAAGCTGGCAATAATTTAGAgatgatatataaaaataaaatagacaatacaaagagagagaaagagaaaaaaagaaagaatgaggcaggtcccaatggctcacacctataatcctacctgagGCTAAGATGCAGAgaattatggttcgaagccagcccaggcagaaaaatctggaagactcCATCTCCGAAAACATTATTCAAAAACCAAGGCTGGAGTCAttgccaagtggtagagttacccatcaaacaagcaagccaaacaagtattaggtcctgagttctaaaCTCTGGcctcaaaagaaaaatggcaattaGAAAAATTAGTGAACGGGAATTGGTTGTCTTCATCTAAGGGATGTAATAAAAATACTGCTAACATTGTAGTATTTACTGTGTCGCAGTTACTATGTTAAGGACTGTGCAAGTATTTCTCATTTAGTCCCCATGATATTACTCCATTTTACACATAAGGAAACTAAGTTATAGAGGGAATGGAAGGTTATACAGTTTGGAGCACAGAGAGGCACACTAAGAGCACATAATTATGAAGGTTGCTGTAAAGTGGTAAGTACTTGGTATAACCTATAGATTTGTTCCTTAGTATTGAGTAAGggtaaccaggtgctggtggatccacatctataatcttagctactcaggagattgagatctgaggatccaggttcaaagttagcacaagtaggaaagtctatgagtctcttacttccagttatctacccaaaacccagaaggagaactgtggctcaagtaatagagtgccagccgtaAGCCAAAAAAAGGTAAGTGATTATGTCCAGGCTTTCAACTCAGGCTCCTGTaatggtgtgtgtgcacacatgcacacacagtagtaactgttcatatttttaaattgagtATAGTAATGAAATAAATGATAGAAATTTGTGTATAAGCAGCAACAGTTTGTACGCTTGGAAAGGAGGTGCATTTTAGGTTTAAAATAGCTTTCACTGACAAGCTGAATGTCAAAGCATTCAGCTGAATCAACATTATCAGCTGCAAAGTTTCTAGGGAGCCATAGCAATGAAGACAGGTCAGTTCAAAACATGCTGGTTGAGGCAGGAATGCCATCAAACTGCTGCTTATCTGACAAGAAATATGTGCCTGATGATtaataacaaagaagaaaaaaattgaaatcttaGCATTTTAGTTTAGCTGCCAATATCAAGTGAACTAAGGTTACTTCAGTGACTCTCTTTCTGGTTTATTCTTCCTGTCGCTAAGCTGTCATTTGAACAAAAAGTTGTTAAATGTTCACATGAGCATTCACTGAAATAGACTGTTCTTAATTTTACCAGACAACTAATTATAACTGGAATGATACAATGAAATGTGGAAGAAAGTTAAGAGACTGACAGGTCTGGTAAACTCCTAGTATAACCTTACCCCAGATATGCCAGAAACCATAGATTTCAAACACATATGTGCTCTATGAAGATAAAGAGTGggttggaaagaaataaaaattttgtttcGAAATACCAGATTGATCCCATTTTGTTGAATTATTTAGAATTTCTAATAATGTCACCTCTCAATTAATGTGTGATATGCATTTAGGATGACTAAACTAACAGCtttgtcagaggaaaaaaaagcagggTTTCCCCCCCATCTAAGCCACTGTCTGTGAACTCACTATGAGTATGATCCTATGTAAAAAGTCTGATATACTTTATGGTGGTAGaggtaaggaaaataaaatacttaaaattctgGGAATATAATGATCTAAAGAGCCAGAGTAAAGCCTTTCTGAAAATAACTCTGCAATTCCACTTCTGTAGATTAATAAATacaattgtaggattttttttcagtaagcCATAATGTTCTACTGTATTCATTGTATTGACAAATGTATTCCTCAAGCTTCCATACCCCACCATTAAGAAAATCTGTTGAAGTaggattgtggcttaaagtggcagagcacttgccttgagcaaaagagctcaggttcaCGCAGGTCCCAccatcaacaaaaagaaaataaaatttgttgaCACAAAAATTTAAACTTAATCAGTTTAGAAAGAATGTAAATTCATATTTTGAAGAGAATCTTTATGAAAAATATCTACATCCCTCAGCAAACTATTCTAGAGAAAATattacaatattattttaaagttcaGTGTATTGAAAGTATCAAGCAGTATTTTCTATAATGATAATTTTATACAAAAATGCTTTTTAACTGCTCTGTGCATAGCCTCTAACTTATTACTTCTATGTACAAGTAATAGACCAGAAAAGATAATTCCTTTTTATATTTGTGTTATCTTAGTATTATTTTGTTTGCAGTTAAAATGTATCTTACGTACATAATTCATTGGTTTCCTATTGCCTAATGCAATTAGGGTACTTTGAATAAACAGTGAAAGGCTCGTAATAACGTGAGTTCCTTCCCAGGTTccacagaaagaaaacacaatttgTAAAACTTGATATATTACCTCTAACTCATCAAGAGTTGTGAGggccattcattttttttaattgaaattccTTTCAAGTGAAGTAGAATATGATAGAATTTGAAGAAAGCAAGCCACAGCATCTCAATATCTTTAAGTTTGGAATAGGTCCTCAGAGCACATCTCCAGTGTTTGAGGGTCCCTACTCATTCTCCTAAAGACAATAATGGCCTTTATGTATCCGGAAATGTTCAGGGGTGTCCGTGTTAGGGATGAGAGGGCAGCATAGAGTTCTGTGGATCTACTGTGTTGTCATCTGAGTCTTCACCAACGTCCATGAACATACAGCTAGCTCGAACCAGTTCCTAGAGTCCTCACTGATCTGTTGCTGAAGTCTGTCATTGGCTAAAC is part of the Perognathus longimembris pacificus isolate PPM17 chromosome 16, ASM2315922v1, whole genome shotgun sequence genome and encodes:
- the Naa11 gene encoding N-alpha-acetyltransferase 11, yielding MNIRNARPDDLMNMQHCNLLCLPENYQMKYYFYHGLSWPQLSYIAEDEHGKIVGYVLAKMEEDPDDVPHGHITSLAVKRSHRRLGLAQKLMDQASRAMIENFSAKYVSLHVRKSNRAALHLYSNTLNFQVSEVEPKYYADGEDAYAMKRDLSQMADELRRELKEKGGFVVLGSRENQDTLGSVLPGSKEACQQETPAAADSGTDVQDTSEDLDPTS